GGAATGGGCGACCACATGCTCGCGCACCGCGCGCAGCATGGCGCGCAGCTTCTGCTCCGCCTCGCCCATCAGCGCCATCGGCGCGGCGGCGGCGGGGATGGCCGGCACCGACGCCGCTGGCGTCCCGGCCACCGGCTCGGCCGGTTCCGCGGCGAATTTCCGCGTGCCCCGCCCGAGTGCCGGCGCCATGATCGCCTTCTCCACCTTGGCCGAACCGCAGGCCGGGCAGCTCACGAGCCCGCGCGCCTTCTGGTCGTCATAGGCG
Above is a window of Ancylobacter sp. WKF20 DNA encoding:
- a CDS encoding DUF1178 family protein; translation: MILYRLRCERDHDFESWFRDSSAYDDQKARGLVSCPACGSAKVEKAIMAPALGRGTRKFAAEPAEPVAGTPAASVPAIPAAAAPMALMGEAEQKLRAMLRAVREHVVAHSDYVGPDFANHARRMHEGEEEPRPIYGEASPDEVRALIEDEIEVLPLPVLPDERN